The sequence CCATTGATACCAGCGTGCATCATCTCCTCATGAATATCTCGGACTATGAGGTTGGTGAAAGGAAGGAGTTTTGGTAACAGGATGGGATGTTTTTGGTTATTTCCTATGTCCGAATTTTTTATTCGTCCGCCCACCTACAAGACGTCATTTTCAAGGATAGGAATGCTTCATATTGTACAATCTGAACTATTCGTCTACTTGCAGCTTTTAATTTCTTGACTAATAGTGGACCAGAATGATTTGCGTGCTCATGTAACTTTGTGTAGAAACGAAGACAGTAAGCCACTACATGCAGTAACTTTTTAAGCGATGAATATCGATCCCACAACTCGAATCTCTCGGTGATAGCAGTAACCAGAACGGTAACATTCTTTTTTCCTGGAACGTTCTTGACCTCGAATAAACCATCAGGCTGCTCAGTTTCACGTCGATTGAGCCAAATAGGTCCGCTTCTCCACATTTCATTATTTAGAAAATCTGCAGGTAGTTGTCCACTAGAAACAAAGTCAGCAGGATTATCCTTTGTATTTACGCACATATCACTCTACCACTCTGCACCACTCTGTTCGCCCCAAATACATTTAAGGTGTGAGGTGACGAGTTCGTCCAATTCAGGACGATTGTAGAATCAGACCAAAAATTAGTTTGctcattttttgttcttaaagttTCCTTTGCTGTTTTGTAGAGCCTTGCTAAAAGTAGTGCACCGCAAAGTTCCAACTTTGGAAGAGTAGTTGTCTTTACTGGTGCAACTCGAGATTTTGCACAGAGCAGAAGTGATTGCGTTTTCTCTTTATTGGACGACTGCAGATATATGCATGCGCCGTAAGCCTTTAGACTTGTAtcagaaaagccatgaagatgtaaattatttgcatttggaATTTTAACAGCTCTTGATAAACTCCAATTGTTCAGCAATCTTAATGTACTTCGAAATTCTTTCCACAAGGTGATTATGTTGATTGGCACAGGGTTGTCCCATCCAAGTTTTAGCTTCTATAACTCTTGCATTTGAATTTTTGCATACACGATGACTGGTGCAACCAGTCCCAACGAATCGTACAATTGAGCGATTTCTGACAGAATTACTCGTTTATTAATATTACTCTCATTCGATTTAACGTGAACGTCAAAAGTAAAGGTATCTTCAGCATAGTTCCAGAAGGCACCTAATGTTTTCGTGGTTTTATCTGGATTTATTTTTAGCTGAATATTATTAGAACAATCAGGAAGATCCTCTGTCAAGTACGAACTATTCGAAACCCACTTACACAGTCGTTGTTTTTCAATATTAGTGAGTTGAATAAGCTCGTCCCTTAGTTGCTTAGCCTCCTCTACGGTATCAGCTCCTGTAAGCAAATCATCTACGTAGAAATCGTTTTTCAAGACTACCTCAGCCTTAGAAAAAGCCGATCCTTCAGGAATTGAGATCTGTTGTAAAACACTATattattgtaatcaattaaacctattcttaatcaaataaaatggatgattttttaagtaattcctatcaaacaatttaaaatgttttggctGGTAAGTGAAACAGCAAATACATGAGTGCTACAATCAATAAAGAGCAGCAAAATTGTgtgtattgttttctttttgtaatatttgtaaattgcttatttcaaattggaagtcgtttttacattcaattatgaaagtttataaacaacaaaatctgcaaatattttgaaattgtcaaaataaaaaagggaaaagcTTTTTCCGAAGTAcctttatttttaacattcatgcaaaatgctgaattttcaatttttccctttcataagttttaatttaaaattaaaattgaaatgagtGCGTTTTGAATAACATAATTAGCCATTTTCAGTTtcctaatttttaatgattttaattacagtttttaattcaattcttggtaaataaaaattgagccaCCTGATAGTATAACCCCACATACAATTTTTCGCTTAGGAAAAGGAAGAAGCCTTAACGTCGCCTAATGTAGCCTAATGTAGTTCACATTCCTTTAATTTCCAACGTTCCATAATCGAAATTTTTGCGTTTTTAATGTTTACCATtaaatgttacttaatttaaaattttttttaaataattcaatttttaataattattgttaaagcacttttaattttaaacggtgaaaattatggtaaatttatttctttatttacagatcttctgtttaattttttttttaatcttaaacacTTTCAATTcccaattatttgatataaatcgCTATTACTTAACAAATGGTACCAGTCAAATTCATTTGCATTCTATCTGAAATATTGTCCTTTTTGCTTACTCATAGAGAAAGCTTTCTAAtaggaacaatttaaaaaaaatgaaatttatttaattaaacgttTCTCAATtaagaaatgtataaaacaatAGTCTTATTTTTACCAGTAATATTTTTAAGCTGACCgaaggatgtttaaaaatatgtattcacTTTTTTTGAGCAAAATACAATAACATTTTGGAAATGTGTTTATTATAGTAGAACTTTCTTCCTCGGCATGATTCAATGTTCATGTAAGAGTAtataattacttggttaaaatggatcgattgacctataatattaatacatttcatatttttacagcACAAATTATCTCATTAAcataatttgaagtaaatttcagaCTAGAAAAGATTCGTTGAACCTGGAACGTGTAGACCAACCACCGTTGCTTGTTTCTTCCCTGAACTTAAATAATATCGATTGTACGGAACAAACGGCGGCAAGTATTCGCAAAGCCCAGACGACAGTACTGCTGTGAAGGCCGGGTTGAAGGCAGAGTAAAACCCAATCCAGTCCTAAAACTCTTGCTACCTCATCGCACAtgctaaaaatatgtaaaatttgaatTGCAACTTGAATGTAATAAATTCACTTTCTCAATTGTCACCTTGTAATACCAAGTATAGTGTTATAAAGAGTTTAAGTGTTCGAAGAAGTTCTCATAAGCATGAGAATAAGCTCGAATTTAAtgtgctttgaaaatttaatgagaatttatgaatattttcaataaaatagttttcttcataaaaaaataatttttcaaccaaaaatagaagaattgaattttcagttgaagcaatcaattttcaaataaaaataataaattctcaacaaaataatttaattttaaacccagaggatgaattttctatcaaacaagatTCAGTTTCAAtaacatatataaattttcaactacaaaagattttGCTTacaaaaaataggataatttaatttgcagttagagaagtaaaattttgaacaacaaaaaaactagtttttagcaaaattaattaatttttaactaaaggtatacatttttaatcaaaagcgaatatttaaaactttagtcacaaaaattaattttaaactaaaaagaaacgaattttcaatcaaagaaattaatttttaaacgcaatgatgaattttaaactcaaaggatgaattttcaactaaaaaaatttaatttgcagccAAATACATGAGTTTCaaactacaaagataaattttcttcaaaaaataaaatagttaaatttccaattagtaAAATAAACTCCCAATCAAaatagagacgaatttttaataaaataattagattttcaacctaaaagatgaagcTTCAACTAACAAgagtatttttctaccaaaaaaagttggattttcaacaaatatttgaatttttagccaaaacagatcaattttcaactaaaaaaataat is a genomic window of Belonocnema kinseyi isolate 2016_QV_RU_SX_M_011 chromosome 8, B_treatae_v1, whole genome shotgun sequence containing:
- the LOC117178516 gene encoding uncharacterized protein LOC117178516, translating into MCDEVARVLGLDWVLLCLQPGLHSSTVVWALRILAAISIPEGSAFSKAEVVLKNDFYVDDLLTGADTVEEAKQLRDELIQLTNIEKQRLCKWVSNSSYLTEDLPDCSNNIQLKINPDKTTKTLGAFWNYAEDTFTFDVHVKSNESNINKRVILSEIAQLYDSLGLVAPVIVYAKIQMQEL